A window of the Henckelia pumila isolate YLH828 chromosome 3, ASM3356847v2, whole genome shotgun sequence genome harbors these coding sequences:
- the LOC140892403 gene encoding tetraspanin-19-like — translation MGRMARSCTQSVLKAVNYAMGMFGVAMILYAVWMLRVWLRDRDSHHTQTPWFTYTVLGFGVLMCLITCWGHVAAETASGCCLYIYMVLVFLVCVFEAAVTADVLLNDHWEEDFPEDPTENLDKLKDFIKNNFDICKWIGFTVVALQGMSILLGIILKALGPHALMYYESDDDYLPERVPLLKSYVPHQSYNVVSEQFGPTNRFSEFENQPL, via the exons atggGGCGTATGGCACGCAGCTGCACTCAGTCGGTGCTGAAAGCGGTGAATTACGCCATGGGAATGTTTGGTGTGGCCATGATTTTGTACGCTGTATGGATGCTCAGAGTTTGGCTGCGCGACCGCGATTCCCATCATACGCAAACACCTTG GTTCACATACACTGTGCTTGGCTTCGGGGTTCTCATGTGCCTCATTACGTGCTGGGGCCACGTTGCTGCTGAGACTGCTAGTGGTTGTTGCCTTTACATT TACATGGTTTTGGTGTTTCTGGTTTGTGTTTTTGAAGCTGCAGTTACTGCCGACGTGTTATTGAACGACCACTGGGAggag GATTTTCCAGAGGACCCAACGGAGAACTTGGATAAGTTAAAGGATTTTATCAAGAATAACTTCGACATATGCAAATGGATTGGCTTTACGGTGGTGGCCTTACAG GGCATGAGTATATTATTGGGTATTATCCTAAAAGCTTTAGGACCACATGCTTTGATGTACTATGAAAGTGATGATGATTATCTACCAGAGAGAGTACCTCTGCTCAAGAGTTATGTTCCACACCAATCTTATAATGTGGTTAGTGAGCAGTTT